The following proteins come from a genomic window of Sorghum bicolor cultivar BTx623 chromosome 3, Sorghum_bicolor_NCBIv3, whole genome shotgun sequence:
- the LOC8063310 gene encoding uncharacterized protein DKFZp434B061 isoform X2, with product MEKARRRRVPAFGEWNYNYYGSAELATPAAAVPFERSYAAAPELEARSDVWFKYSPPPRKPPPVSRKARKPPEKSYGGKRPRAATPARASDGVVPSSSVPRTPAKMSTGTAARAARVVQRVDADLYQVPPPEFVHDDDMRPRWKQQRRKKASRSLWMGCFGFSCRPAE from the exons ATGGAG AAGGCGAGGCGGCGGCGCGTGCCGGCGTTCGGAGAGTGGAACTACAACTACTACGGCAGCGCCGAGCTGGCCACCCCCGCGGCGGCGGTCCCCTTCGAGAGGTCGTACGCGGCGGCGCCGGAGCTGGAGGCCCGCAGCGACGTCTGGTTCAAGTACTCGCCGCCCCCGCGGAAGCCACCGCCCGTCAGCAGGAAGGCCCGGAAGCCACCGGAGAAGTCTTACGGCGGCAAGCGCCCCCGTGCCGCGACGCCTGCGAGGGCGTCCGACGGCGTGGTCCCGTCGTCGTCTGTGCCGCGCACACCGGCAAAGATGAGCACCGGCACCGCTGCTAGGGCGGCGCGCGTGGTGCAGCGCGTCGACGCCGACCTGTACCAGGTGCCCCCGCCGGAGTTCGTCCACGACGACGACATGAGGCCAAGG TGGAAGCAGCAGCGTCGTAAGAAGGCGTCGAGGAGCCTCTGGATGGGTTGCTTCGGGTTCAGCTGCAGGCCGGCTGAATAA
- the LOC8057426 gene encoding pectin acetylesterase 5 isoform X2: MGHGHGGNVPGPAGRLRSLTTCGNGGGGLFSGAHRADAPHRREGEGRSVLGWKPAGLPLSERFRLRISQLDRISSDFYNWNKVFVRYCDGASFSGDAEGEAQDGTKLFFRGSRIWDAVVDELMGKGMDTAKQALLAGCSAGGLATLVHCDNFRARFPQEVPVKCLPDGGFFLDIKDLSGERHMRSMFSGVVQLQNVSKVLPKDCLAKKDPTECFFPAELVKSISTPTFIVNSEYDSWQIANVVAPDGSYPGDTWSNCRANIQNCSSKQIDVLHGFRREFIRDLKVAEGERGWGLFIDSCFTHCQTQSSDRWHSPTSPRLGNQTVAEAVGDWYFGRRRVVKQIDCKYPCNPTCSSQ, encoded by the exons CGAGCTGACGCTCCTCACCGGCGCGAAGGAGAAGGGCGCAG TGTGCTTGGATGGAAGCCCGCCGGGTTACCACTTTCAGAGAGGTTTCGGCTCCGGATCTCACAGCTGGATCGTATTTCTTCAG ATTTCTACAACTGGAATAAAGTCTTTGTAAGGTATTGCGATGGGGCATCATTTTCTGGGGACGCGGAGGGTGAAGCACAG GATGGAACTAAACTGTTCTTCAGAGGATCACGCATCTGGGATGCAGTCGTCGATGAACTCATGGGAAAAGGAATGGACACTGCTAAGCAG GCCTTACTTGCAGGTTGTTCTGCTGGTGGTCTAGCTACACTAGTGCACTGCGATAATTTTCGTGCGAGATTTCCTCAGGAGGTTCCGGTCAAATGCCTTCCTGATGGTGGATTCTTTCTTGATAT AAAGGATTTATCAGGAGAAAGGCATATGAGGTCGATGTTCAGTGGAGTTGTTCAGCTTCAG AATGTTAGCAAAGTTTTGCCCAAGGACTGTCTGGCAAAGAAGGATCCAACAGAG TGTTTCTTCCCGGCTGAACTTGTCAAGAGCATCAGCACCCCGACGTTTATTGTGAACTCAGAATATGATTCTTGGCAG ATTGCAAATGTTGTTGCGCCAGACGGATCGTATCCTGGAGACACATGGTCCAACTGCAGAGCTAATATTCAGAACTGCAGTTCCAAGCAGATCGATGTGCTCCATG GATTCAGGAGGGAATTCATCAGGGATCTGAAGGTTGCTGAAGGTGAAAGGGGCTGGGGGTTGTTCATCGATTCATGCTTCACCCACTGCCAGACTCAATCGAGCGACAGGTGGCATTCGCCCACCTCCCCAAGGCTTGGTAATCAG ACTGTTGCAGAGGCTGTTGGGGACTGGTACTTCGGCAGAAGGCGAGTGGTGAAACAGATCGACTGCAAGTACCCGTGCAACCCCACATGCAGCAGTCAGTAG
- the LOC8063310 gene encoding uncharacterized protein DKFZp434B061 isoform X1 translates to MEQKARRRRVPAFGEWNYNYYGSAELATPAAAVPFERSYAAAPELEARSDVWFKYSPPPRKPPPVSRKARKPPEKSYGGKRPRAATPARASDGVVPSSSVPRTPAKMSTGTAARAARVVQRVDADLYQVPPPEFVHDDDMRPRWKQQRRKKASRSLWMGCFGFSCRPAE, encoded by the exons ATGGAG CAGAAGGCGAGGCGGCGGCGCGTGCCGGCGTTCGGAGAGTGGAACTACAACTACTACGGCAGCGCCGAGCTGGCCACCCCCGCGGCGGCGGTCCCCTTCGAGAGGTCGTACGCGGCGGCGCCGGAGCTGGAGGCCCGCAGCGACGTCTGGTTCAAGTACTCGCCGCCCCCGCGGAAGCCACCGCCCGTCAGCAGGAAGGCCCGGAAGCCACCGGAGAAGTCTTACGGCGGCAAGCGCCCCCGTGCCGCGACGCCTGCGAGGGCGTCCGACGGCGTGGTCCCGTCGTCGTCTGTGCCGCGCACACCGGCAAAGATGAGCACCGGCACCGCTGCTAGGGCGGCGCGCGTGGTGCAGCGCGTCGACGCCGACCTGTACCAGGTGCCCCCGCCGGAGTTCGTCCACGACGACGACATGAGGCCAAGG TGGAAGCAGCAGCGTCGTAAGAAGGCGTCGAGGAGCCTCTGGATGGGTTGCTTCGGGTTCAGCTGCAGGCCGGCTGAATAA